In Mytilus trossulus isolate FHL-02 chromosome 14, PNRI_Mtr1.1.1.hap1, whole genome shotgun sequence, a genomic segment contains:
- the LOC134697990 gene encoding uncharacterized protein LOC134697990, which translates to MSVANFEHSIFGYIGGGYYMHSEGPARPICLPSQPNFLKTSGGSGAFVYGTEFQSGFFGPKSAYQDVPCAVCEVHAGSKTIMIPGRYKCYPGWKREYYGNLAAGYAKNNNHASAYICIDLKPDYIHGGNGGSKKANFLHEVVVRCGSLPCPPYHEGYPLPCVVCSK; encoded by the exons ATGAGCGTGGCTAACTTTGAACATAGTATTTTTG GGTATATCGGTGGAGGATATTATATGCACTCCGAAGGTCCAGCACGTCCAATTTGTCTTCCCTCTCAGCCAAATTTCTTAAAAACGTCTGGAGGAAGTGGAGCTTTTGTGTACGGGACAGAATTTCAATCAGGTTTCTTTGGGCCTAAATCTGCATACCAGGATGTTCCTTGTGCTGTTTGTGAAGTCCATGCAGGTTCTAAAACAATAATGATTCCTGGAAGATATAAGTGCTATCCTGGTTGGAAGAGAGAATATTATGGAAACCTAGCTGCCGGTTAtgcaaaaaacaacaaccatgCGTCGGCATACATATGCATTGATCTGAAACCGGATTACATTCATGGTGGCAATGGTGGGAGTAAAAAAGCTAATTTTCTCCATGAAGTTGTTGTGAGGTGTGGTTCTTTACCCTGTCCGCCTTATCACGAAGGGTATCCACTTCCTTGCGTTGTATGTTCCAAATGA
- the LOC134696464 gene encoding uncharacterized protein LOC134696464, producing the protein MDDARSRISALDSYTKNALHTLKNAVQEALGRTENKITDGIKEERMVWRQNMDSVQKHPKEQMERLDQSISIIEDEAKRLIDAVVKKLESVQDIVTTEKSTNEEFRKVTMSGGVQPPLTTHILDTARGKPAGTVPMVLSIQEQNGDWKQLETGTTSIDGRGGFLTQSTFRPAVYKLYFDTGAYFKKNNLKGFYPYVEVVFQIEDEKQHYHVPLLLSPYGYSTIYIQRELMIYISVITRQSMKLED; encoded by the exons ATGGATGATGCTAGGTCCAGAATTTCGGCATTGGATTCGTACACAAAAAATGCATTGCATACATTGAAGAACGCTGTTCAAGAGGCGCTCGGAAGAACAGAAAACAAGATAACAGATGGTATTAAGGAGGAGAGAATGGTTTGGCGTCAAAATATg GATTCTGTGCAAAAGCACCCCAAAGAACAGATGGAGAGACTAGACCAAAGTATAAGTATAATCGAAGACGAGGCTAAACGACTTATCGATGCTGTAGTGAAGAAGTTAGAAAGTGTTCAGGATATTGTAACTACGGAGAAGAGTACAAATGAAGAATTTAGAAAG GTTACAATGTCAGGTGGGGTTCAACCCCCTTTAACCACCCACATTCTAGACACAGCTAGGGGGAAGCCAGCTGGAACTGTACCAATGGTTTTGTCTATTCAGGAACAAAATGGAGACTGGAAACAACTAGAAACAGG GACAACCAGCATAGATGGTAGAGGAGGATTTCTTACACAGTCTACATTCCGTCCTGCTGTATATAAACTTTACTTTGACACAGGAGCCTACTTcaaaaagaacaatttaaaaGGATTCTATCCATATGTAGAG GTTGTTTTCCAGATAGAAGATGAGAAACAGCATTACCATGTTCCACTGTTACTAAGTCCTTATGGATATTCTACAATCTACATACAGAGGGAGCTAATGATTTACATATCTGTTATAACTAGACAATCAATGAAGCTAGAAGATTAA